TAATATTATTATTATTCGACTCCGGCAGAGATTTGATATAAACATCGCTTTGCGGGAAGGGGATCTGGATATTATGCTCTTTAAATGTCTTCCAGATTTCCAGACGGACTTCGCTCTTGATATTATCGATCCCAAATTCGGGGTCTTTGATCCAGAACGTGATCCTCAGGTCTATTGAGCTATTACCAAAATCCATGATCATTGGTTTGGGCTGTCTGAATTTATAAACACGGTTTAATTTTTTTGTTGCTTCAGTTATCAGTTCCATAGCCAGTGGTATATCAGTATTGTATGCCACCCCCACATCTACATTCAGGCGGATCATCCGGTTTGAATGCGACCAGTTGATCACCTTATGCGTGATCAGGTCTTCATTGGGTATCAGATGTTCCTTTTCCTCGATAGTGAGAAGCGTCACATAACGCGTACTCAGTGACTGGATAACACCAAAAGTATTATCAATCTCAATTACATCACCAGGCTTGATAGCCTTATCCAGCAATAGAATAAAACCACTGATGAAATTAGAAAATATCTTTTGCAGACCAAAACCAATTCCAACACCAATGGCACCACCAAATACCGTAAGGGCTGTAAGTTTTACCCCAATGATATTCATGGCAATCAGCATAGCAATAACCAGCAATACAATCTTAATAGTTTTATT
This window of the Candidatus Stygibacter australis genome carries:
- a CDS encoding mechanosensitive ion channel, whose protein sequence is NKTIKIVLLVIAMLIAMNIIGVKLTALTVFGGAIGVGIGFGLQKIFSNFISGFILLLDKAIKPGDVIEIDNTFGVIQSLSTRYVTLLTIEEKEHLIPNEDLITHKVINWSHSNRMIRLNVDVGVAYNTDIPLAMELITEATKKLNRVYKFRQPKPMIMDFGNSSIDLRITFWIKDPEFGIDNIKSEVRLEIWKTFKEHNIQIPFPQSDVYIKSLPESNNNNITLPAE